One window from the genome of Euwallacea similis isolate ESF13 chromosome 36, ESF131.1, whole genome shotgun sequence encodes:
- the LOC136418605 gene encoding uncharacterized protein, whose amino-acid sequence MFKLVVLSALLAVVAAKPSLYHEVAAPVIAKTYVAPAALSSTYREDVISKPAAVAYAAPVVHESIAVAPVVAKTVVAEPVAYAAPVVAKTVVSPVALSHTYREDVISKPAAVAYAAPVAVATPVAHALPAVSSSYRADIVSSPIVAKSYFAPAAYGYVHGSACFNLYRNRLGKAYIQAKINIRFCIWRFAHQCIKVRYLNFTKKKILMLGSIRTGIRRNYARFYSSGFWKRVNLEFGTPYRSSWFVVKILQIFHLRRGAYGQVSISVESSLSECGLCMSLNDMKSSDLNHSERRLALLRIDMLMVINDERNKMFKLVVLSAFLAVAMAKPSLYHEVVAPVIAKTYVAPAALSSTYREDVISKPAVVAYATPVAYAAPVAHALPAVVSSSYRADIVSSPIVAKSYLAPAIQAW is encoded by the exons atgttcaaattggtgGTGTTGTCCGCTCTCCTCGCTGTAGTTGCGGCTAAGCCCAGCTTATATCACGAAGTTGCAGCTCCAGTTATTGCCAAAACCTACGTGGCTCCAGCTGCACTCAGCAGTACCTACAGGGAAGACGTCATCAGCAAGCCAGCAGCTGTAGCTTACGCTGCTCCAGTTGTTCACGAATCCATCGCTGTCGCCCCAGTTGTAGCTAAAACTGTTGTAGCTGAGCCCGTGGCTTATGCCGCCCCAGTAGTCGCCAAGACGGTGGTGTCTCCAGTTGCCCTCAGCCATACCTACAGGGAAGACGTCATCAGCAAGCCAGCTGCTGTGGCTTATGCGGCCCCCGTTGCAGTAGCTACCCCAGTTGCCCACGCTTTGCCAGCTGTAAGCTCCAGCTACAGAGCTGATATCGTCAGCAGCCCAATTGTAGCTAAGAGCTACTTTGCTCCAGCTGCTTACGGTTACGTTCATGGTTCCGCTTG TTTCAATTTATATCGGAACAGGCTTGGAAAGGCCTATATTCAAGCTAAAATCAATATAAGGTTTTGCATATGGAGGTTTGCTCATCAGTGCATCAAAGTCCGATATCTTA attttaccaaaaaaaag aTTTTGATGCTGGGAAGTATACGAACTGGAATACGAAGGAATTACGCCAGGTTTTATAGCTCGG GTTTCTGGAAACG GGTGAATCtcgaatttgggacaccctatagatCCTCTTGGTTTGTGGTAAAGATTCTGCAGATATTTCACTTAAGACGTGGGGCTTATGGGCAGGTTTCAATCAGTGTGGAGTCTAGTTTAAGCGAGTGTGGACTATGCATGTCTTTAAACGATATGAAGAGTTCCGATTTAAATCA ctCGGAGCGACGACTCGCACTGCTGAGGATCGATATGTTAATGGTGATAAATGATGAACG aaacaaaatgttcaaattggtgGTGTTGTCTGCTTTCCTTGCTGTTGCTATGGCTAAGCCCAGCCTTTACCATGAAGTTGTAGCTCCAGTTATTGCCAAGACCTACGTGGCTCCAGCTGCACTCAGCAGTACCTACAGGGAAGACGTCATCAGCAAACCAGCAGTTGTAGCTTATGCCACCCCAGTAGCTTATGCTGCTCCAGTTGCCCATGCCTTGCCAGCTGTTGTAAGCTCCAGCTACCGAGCCGATATCGTCAGTAGCCCAATTGTAGCTAAGAGCTATTTGGCTCCAGCTATCCAGGCATGGTGA
- the LOC136418665 gene encoding cuticle protein-like produces MFKLVVLSALLAVVMAKPSVYHEVAVPIISKTYVAPAAASSTYREDVIHKPAAIAYTAPVVHDSIAIAPVVAKTVGAEPVAIAAPVVQKTIASPAAVSHTYREDIINKPAAIAYAAPVAVAEHVAVVAPVVAKTVVSPAAVSHTYREDVISKPAAVAYAAPVDVAKSVAVAKPVAVATPIVAKTVVSPAAVSHTYREDVISKPSAVAYSAPVALTETVAVAKPVAAATPFVAKTVVSPAAVSHTYREDVISKPAAVAYTAPVVVAEPVAVAEPVAVATPFIAKTVASPAAVSHTFREDLISKPAAVAYAAPAAVAAPVTYAVAAPVAYTAPVAHAFPAAVSSSYRADIISSPIVTRNYLAPAVHAW; encoded by the coding sequence atgttcaaattggtgGTGTTGTCTGCTCTCCTTGCTGTAGTCATGGCTAAGCCCAGCGTATACCACGAAGTTGCGGTTCCAATTATTTCTAAGACCTACGTGGCCCCAGCTGCAGCCAGTAGTACTTACAGGGAAGACGTGATCCATAAACCAGCTGCCATCGCATACACTGCTCCAGTTGTTCATGACTCGATTGCTATCGCTCCAGTTGTGGCTAAAACTGTTGGAGCTGAACCCGTAGCTATTGCTGCTCCCGTTGTTCAAAAAACGATTGCTTCCCCAGCTGCCGTCAGTCACACGTACAGGGAAGATATCATCAACAAGCCAGCAGCTATAGCTTACGCTGCTCCCGTCGCAGTAGCTGAGCATGTAGCTGTTGTTGCTCCAGTTGTAGCCAAGACTGTCGTATCCCCAGCTGCTGTCAGCCACACCTACAGGGAAGATGTAATCAGCAAGCCAGCAGCTGTAGCTTACGCTGCTCCGGTTGACGTAGCTAAATCGGTTGCTGTAGCTAAACCCGTTGCTGTTGCTACTCCAATTGTCGCCAAGACTGTCGTATCCCCAGCTGCTGTTAGCCACACTTACAGAGAAGATGTAATCAGCAAGCCATCAGCTGTAGCTTATTCTGCACCGGTTGCCTTAACTGAGACGGTTGCTGTAGCTAAGCCTGTTGCTGCTGCTACTCCATTTGTGGCCAAGACTGTCGTATCCCCAGCCGCTGTCAGCCACACCTACAGGGAAGATGTAATCAGCAAGCCAGCAGCTGTAGCTTATACTGCACCGGTGGTCGTAGCTGAACCGGTTGCTGTAGCTGAGCCTGTTGCTGTAGCCACTCCATTTATCGCCAAGACTGTTGCATCCCCAGCCGCTGTTAGTCACACTTTCAGAGAAGACCTAATCAGCAAGCCAGCTGCTGTAGCTTATGCCGCTCCCGCTGCTGTAGCTGCCCCAGTGACTTATGCTGTAGCTGCTCCTGTAGCTTACACTGCTCCAGTTGCTCATGCTTTCCCAGCTGCTGTAAGCTCCAGCTACAGAGCCGACATCATCAGCAGCCCAATTGTAACTAGGAACTACTTGGCCCCAGCTGTCCATGCTTGGTAA